The genomic stretch TGTCGGGCTCGTGAACGGGAAATGCACGTGCCACCCTTGATGCTCATGGCATTGCACAATAAATGGAGCTCTAGCGAAAGGCCACTTCATGACCAGCGAAATACAGTCTGAAAATCTGCTTGATCGAGCCGAACAACTGGTCGATCTGGCGAGGAAGGCCGGTGCCAATCGCGCCGATGCCGTCGTCGTGCGTTCTCGCTCCAAGGGCGTCAGTGTACGGATGGGCAAGGTCGAATCGACTGAAGCTTCAGAAAGCGATGATTTTTCGCTCCGCGTCTTCGTCGGCAACAAGGTCGCCAGTGTCTCGGCCAATCCGGGCTTTGACCTCGCTGCCCTGGCAGAACGTGCAGTGGCCATGGCCAAGGTTTCACCTGAAGACCCCTTTGCCGGCCTGGCAGATGAGCAGGATCTGGCGCGCACCTATCCGGATCTCGAGCTTTTTGACCCCACTCAGGTGTCCAGCGATGCTTTGCGTGAAAGCGCGCTTGCCATGGAGGAGGCCGCACGCGCCGTCGATGGCGTGACCAACTCTTTGGGAGCTGGTGCCTCGGCCGGAATGGGCGGCCTTGTTCTTGTTACCTCCCACGGCTTTTCAGGCAGCTATATGGGCTCCCGTTTTAGTCGCTCTGTCGGTGTGATCGCCGGTGAGGGCACGAAAATGGAGCGCGACCACGATTTCGACAGCCGCCTCTATTTTGCCGACCTCGACGACGCCGAAGTCATCGGACGACGTGCCGCAGAACGCACGATCAAGCGCCTCAATCCGCGTCAGGTCCCGACTCAATCGAATTTGACCGTTGTCTTCGATCCCCGTGTAGCCCGTGGTTTCGTCGGCCATATCGCAGGTGCCATCAATGGCGCATCGGTGGCGCGAAAGACCTCCTTCCTGCGCGACAAGATGGGACAACAGGTCCTGAAAAAAGGCCTGAACGTCACGGACAATCCGCTGAAGGTGCGGGGGTCGTCGTCGCGTCCCTTCGATGGCGAAGGGGTGAGCGGACAGCCGCTGACAATGATCGAAGACGGCGTCCTGAAACATTGGTTCCTGTCTTCCGGCACGGCTCGTGAGCTGGGCCTGAAGACCAATGGACGCGGTGTGCGTGGCGGGACGAATGTGTCTCCCTCATCCACCAATCTGGCGCTGGAACCCGGCGATATGACGCCAGAGGAGCTGATCGGCCAGGTTGGCACTGGTCTTTATATCACCGACATGATTGGCCAGGGCGTCGACATGATCACGGGCGAATACAGTCGCGGCGCCAGCGGCTTCTGGATCGAGAATGGCGAACTGACCTATCCGGTCTCGGAAGTCACCATCGCCTCGAACCTGAAGGACATGTTCATGCGCGTGACGCTGGCCAACGACATTGATCGCAAATTCGGCGTTGCGGCTCCCACCCTTGCCATTGAAGGCATGACACTTGCTGGAACCTGAGAGCAAAGCCCCGGATGACAGCTTCAACTGGGCTGGCGATCTTGAACTGATCCGCAGCGCGGCGCGCGAAGCTGGACGTATTGCTCTCGGCTTCTTCGGGCAGGAACCGGAAGTCTGGTGGAAGAATGAAGGTCGCTCACCCGTTAGCGCTGCCGATTACGCAGCCAACCAGGTTCTGGAAGCGCACCTTCGCCCGGCGCGTCCAAGCTATGGCTGGCTCTCCGAGGAAACCGATGACGATCCGGCGCGCCTGTCCTGTGAGACCTTGTTCGTCGTTGATCCGATCGACGGCACGCGCGCCTTCATTGCCGGCAAGCAGACCTGGTGCATCAGCGTAGCCGTTGTGCACAAGGGTGCCCCCGTGGCAGGCGTGCTGGTGGCACCTGCGCTGAACGAAGAATTCACGGCCTGGATTGACGGACCTGCCATGCGCAATGGTGAGACCATCACGGTCTCTAATCCCGATGCTCGGCAACACCTGAAAGTCGCGTCCGCACAGGACATGGTGGCCCGTTTTTCCCCCGCGCTTCGACCGCGTATTGAACGCGTCGCCCATGTGCCGTCGCTGGCCTACCGGCTGGCGCTTGTTGCCGATGGTCGGCTCGATGCGACGCTGGTCTTGCCGAACTCCCATGATTGGGATCTCGCCGCCGCAGATCTGATCCTGACGCGGGCCGGAGGGCGATTGACCGATCTCGATGGCGAGGCGCTGATCTATAACCGGAAAAGCGTCACGCATGAAGAACTCTGCGCCGCCTCGGGTGCCGTCTGGCCCGAGCTTGTGAAAGGGCTTACACGAATTTCCCGGAGTTGACCTTTTCGGGGAAATCGCGCAGAGGAAAGCCAAGCTGAAATTGAAGGGGATAGGACCGAAATGACGGATTCCAATGACAACAAGCAGCTGCTCCACCTCGTTTTTGGCGGTGAGCTCTCCAATCTGGAACAGGTCCAGTTCCGCGACCTCGACAGCCTCGATATCGTGGGCATTTTTCCCGATTACAACAGCGCTCTCGTAGCATGGAAGGCCAAGGCCCAGGCCACCGTGGACAACGCACACATGCGCTATTTCATTGTTCACATGCACCGTTTGCTTAATCCGAGCGACAAGGGGCAATAAATATTGGTTTGATCCGATTTGCCGGTTGGCGCGCCATGAAGTGCTGTGCCATGGTCATGCTTTGAACCAAGTTCTGTTGAATGGCTTTTCAAAGCATGTTCCGCCTCCTGAAAGGGCATGAAACCTTGTCGACCTTAGTAAGCAGAGTTCTACCATGACGTTGAGCGACGGTCTGGCAAAGGTCGTGCTTGCGGCTTACGGGTGGGCCGGTCTGGCGGCCTATCCGCTTGCTGGATCAGTCCTGGCTTACAGAACATCAAAGGGGAAAGAGGATCGGGCGCGTCGCGACGAACGCTTCGGCCATCCCAGCGTACCGCGTCCTTTCGGTCCCCTGGTCTGGGTTCACGCCGCCAGTGTCGGTGAGACGGTAGCTGTCATCCCGTTGATGCGTGAACTCCGTCGCCGTGACATCAATGTCCTGCTGACGACCGGTACGGTCACATCGGCGGAAGTCGCCAGCAAAAGGCTTGGCGATACCGTCATGCACCAATATGTGCCGCTGGATCTCAGGCCGGCCGTTCGTCGTTTCCTCGACTACTGGCAGCCTGACGCCGCCATTGCCGTCGAATCCGAAATCTGGCCGACAACGCTGCTTGAACTGCGTCGGCGACAAATCCCCCAGATCCTTGTGAACGCCCGCATGTCCGACCGGTCCTTTGCTCGCTGGCAGAAGCGCCAGGCAGTGGCCGAAGCCCTGTTCGGCAAGCTCGCTCTCGTAATTGCACAATCTGATGTTGACGCCGAGCGCTTTCGCGACCTTGGGTCCTGGCCGGTTTCCGTCTCCGGTAATATCAAGGTGGATGGCGATGCACCCCCTTGCGACGAGACTGTCCTCGAGCGCTATCGAAAACAGGTCGGCTCACGCAAGACCTGGGCAGCGATCTCCACCTTCGATGGCGAAGAGAAAAGCGCCGTCATGGTGCATCGGGCGCTGAAGGCCCATACCGGCCTGCTCACGATCATCGTTCCGCGCCATCCGGAACGGGCTGACGAGATCGAGGCCATGATGGTGGAGCGTGGCGTGAATGTCGCCCGCCGCTCCCGCAATGATCCGATCACCCCGGAAACGGATATCTTCCTCGGCGATACGATCGGCGAAATGGGGCTCTATCTGAGGCTCACGGAGATCGCTTTCGTCGGTCGTTCCCTGTCGGCAGAGGGTGGGCAGAACCCGCTTGAACCGGCCATGCTGGGTTGTGCAGTCCTTTCAGGTCCGCAGGTCAGCAACTTCCGTGAAAGCTACCAGAAGCTGTTGCGTGCCGGCTCCGCCCGCATTGTCAAGGACACCGAGATGCTGGCGAAAGCCGTCCATTTCCTGATGACCAATGATCTCGCCCGGATCAAGATGATGGATGCGGGTGTCGAGAGCATGCAGGAAATGCGGGGCGCCCTGATGGCGACGCTCAAGGGGCTTGAACCCTATATCAATCCGTTGACCGTCAAGGCGAGGCTTGCACCGCGCGCTGTCAGCGGAACCTAGCACCAAGACCTTTGGGGAATTTCTTCATGGCAGCAGTGCAGTCGATTGCCGGCATTGTGTTCGACAAGGACGGCACATTGCTCGACTTCGACGCCAGTTGGGGGCCGGTCAACCGAGAAGTCGCGTTGATGGCGGCCGCTGGCGATCAGGATCTGGCCGATCGACTTCTCCTCGTCTGTGGCATGGACCCCGTTACGGGTGACATTGCTGCCGACAGCCTCTTTGCTGCAGGCAATACCGTGGAGATTGCAGAGGGAATGGTCGCAGCTGGTGCCCTACTGCCGCTTGAAACGCTGATACCCCGAATTGATGACTGTTTTGCCAAAGCGGCGGAGTTCTCGGTTCCTGTCGCCGATCTTGCGCCATTGTTTTCTAGCCTTCATGCGAAGGGCCTGAAACTTGGCATAGCGTCAAGTGATAATGAACGCTCGATCCGTATTGCGGCAACGCGATTGGGGATCATTGAGTATGTTGATTTCATTGCCGGTTATGACAGCGGTCACGGATACAAGCCGGAAGCCGGCATGGTTCTCGGCTTTTGCTCTGCAACGGGCCTGCATCCGACCGAAGTTGCCGTGATAGGCGACAATAATCACGATCTGCAGATGGGTATCAACGCTGGTGCCGGGCTGAAGATAGGTGTCCTCTCGGGGACCGGATCGCGTGAGACATTGAGCGGTCTTGCAGATTGCATTCTTGAGGATGTCACCCAGCTTGAGGCTCTGCTTGCAGCCCCCTGACTGTCCCATTTTGAACTGCTTGACTTGACGAAAGTCTCATATGCGGTGTTTTTGTCGCCTGGAAACAGCGATGATGCTGCATTTGACAGTGAGAGTGAGCCTGTATGGTTTCTGAAGCACCACCCTTTTGGTGGACGGAAGCGGATTGGCGAGCCTATGGGCTGGCGCCTTTTGCCCTGGTTTATGGTCAGGTGGCGGCAACGGTCATGCGCCGGAAGAACCGCCATTCGGTGCCTGTTCCTGTGATCTGTGTCGGGAACTTCACGGTCGGCGGCGCGGGCAAGACGCCCACAGCCATTGCCCTGGGACGGGCGGCAACAGCAAAGGGTTTGAAGCCGGGTTTCTTGAGCCGGGGTTATGGTGGCTCGCTTGATGTCACCACGATCGTGGACCCACGTCATCATCGCGCGTCCGCCGTTGGCGATGAACCTCTGCTCCTTGCAAAGGAGGGGTTGACGGTCATTTCCAGGCGACGGGTGGCCGGAGCTGAAAAACTGATCGCTGAAGGCGCCGACATCATCATCATGGATGACGGGTTCCAGAGCGCCAGATTGGTGGTCGACTATGCGCTTGTGGTCATTGATACCCATCGCGGCATCGGCAATGGTTTCGGTGTGCCCGCCGGACCTGTCCGGGCGCCGATCCGGACCCAGATGCAGTTTCTCGATGCCATTCTGAAGGTTGGTAATGGAAATGCTGCGGATATGTTGGTTCGTCAGGCCTCCAGAGCCGGCAAGGCCGTTATGGTCGCGAACATCAGACCCTCTGCCTCGGAAGATTTGAACGGTCGCCGTGTGCTGGCCTTTGCCGGCATTGCCGATCCCGGCAAATTTTATCGGACCCTCACACAGATAGGTGTGGAGATTGTCGATCGGCAGGCCTTCCCCGACCATCACCATCTCGCCGAAGATGAGGTTGCCGATCTGCTCCGGCGAGCCGAACGGCAGGGACTGCAGCTTGTCACAACCGCTAAGGATCATGTCCGGCTGACCGGTGGACACGGAGAAACGGCAGAACTTGCCGAAAGAAGCCGGGTGGTTGAGGTGGAAATGGCCTTCGATGATCCCGCAGCGCCGAACTTGATCCTGGATCAGGCGATCAGGGCTTGCCGTCAGCGATTACTGTCCGGCACTTCCAAGAATGGCAGTCGATAGCTCAGTCAGAAGCTGCAGAACGGCTTAGCGTGTCTGGTTGGGAAGGGCGCCAGCGCGCTTCTCGGCTTCCAGCGAAGCACTGGCGTCCGCATAGGGCTCCTGGCGTAGGACACTCCAGTATTTCAGCTCGTCGACCAGAATAGGCTTCCCGGTAATGGCACAGACAACATGGTTGCCGGGGGCAAGGATCTGGAAATCTCCATCGAGGTAGCGGATTTTCGCCTCGCGATTGCCGCTGCTTTCGAAACGGTTCATACCTGATCTCCTGCGCCTGTCACGAAACTGCATTACCGCGACCACCGGCATATTTCCAGCATTTTCAGCTTCGCCCGAACAGCCGCTCGATGTCGGAGAGCTTGAGTTCGACATAGGTCGGACGACCGTGGTTGCATTGGCCGGAGCCTGGCGTCTGTTCCATCTGGCGCAAAAGCGCATTCATCTCCTCGACCCTCAGCCGGCGCCCGGAGCGCACCGAGCCATGGCAGGCCATGGTTGCCGCCACATGGTCCAGCCGTGCAGAAAGACCATCGGCGGTATCCCATTCGGCAATCTCGTCTGCGAGGTCGCGGATCAGCCCCGCGACATCCATCTCGCCGAGCATCGCCGGCGTCTCCCGAACAGCAATCGCTCCAGGGCCAAATCGTTCGACCGAAAGGCCCAGCTGTTCCAGATCTACAGCGCGCGTCATAAGGCGGTCGCAGTCCTCTTCCGGCAGATCGACGATCTCGGGGATCAGCAATCCCTGCGAAGGCAAACGCCGCCCGGTCAAGGCCTTGCGCATCTGTTCAAAGACCAGCCTTTCGTGAGCGGCATGCTGGTCGACAATCACCAGACCGTCATGCGTCTGCGCCACGATGTAATTTTCATGCACCTGTGCTCTGGCAGCGCCGAGCGGGAAGGAGCTTTCAGACGCAGCCTCTGTCTCCGACGCTTTGACTTCCAATGCCTCAGCGCGCGCTGCCGGTTGAACCATGGTTGAAAAGGCGGTTTGCGGCGTTTCTCCAAACGAGAATGGAGAACTCGGAGGCTGCCGCCGTCCCGCATCCCTTTGCCATTCATCGGAAAACGGTCGTGATGGCGAAGTCGAGGCCTGCCAGTTGGCCCGAGGGGGCGGTGCATAGCCTGGCCGAAAGGCGCGCAGCATCCCACCGGCTGATGTTGTTGCAGCCCGGTCTCCTTCCCGCTGGAGGGCCTGTCGGATGGAGCCGACAATCAGTCCCCGCACCAGTCCCGGATCGCGAAACCGCACGTCGGATTTTGCCGGATGCACATTGACGTCCACCAGTTCAGGATCAAGGGACAGGGAAAGAACTGCAACCGGATAGCGACCCTGCGGAATGGTTTCGGCATAGGCGCCGCGGATGGCAGACAGGATCTGCTTGTCCTGTACCGGGCGACCATTGACGAAGGCATATTGATGGCCGGAGTTCCCCCGGTTGAAGGTGGGCACTCCTGCGAAACCGGTCAGTGTTACGTCTTCACGCGCGGCATCCAGTTCAATCGCATTGTCGCGAAAGTCAGCACCCAGAATCTGAGCAATCCGCGCCAGATGGTCATCCCCTGTGGAGGGAAGTTCCAGCGTCGATCGATCCGTGCCCGACAGCACAAATCGGATGGATGGAAAGGCAATGGCCATTCGCTTCACCAGTTCGGTAATGGCCGCCGCTTCCGCCTTCTCGCTCTTCATGAATTTGAGCCGCGCCGGCGTGGCAAAAAAGAGATCGCGAACCTCGACTGTCGTTCCGGGATTGGCGGCTGCCGGTCTGATCGGCATCACCTTGCCGCCAAGCACACTGATTTCAGCGCCAGCCGTCGCTCCAGCCGGACGGCTGGTAATCGTGAGTTTGGCGACGGAGCCAATTGAAGGCAGGGCTTCTCCGCGAAAACCGAGAGATCGGATGTCGAACAAGGTTGTACTGATTTTCGACGTGCAGTGACGCCGGATCGAAAGTTCCAGGTCTTCCGGCGTCATGCCACATCCATTGTCGATGACGCGCAACAGTGTCTTGC from Peteryoungia desertarenae encodes the following:
- a CDS encoding TldD/PmbA family protein; amino-acid sequence: MTSEIQSENLLDRAEQLVDLARKAGANRADAVVVRSRSKGVSVRMGKVESTEASESDDFSLRVFVGNKVASVSANPGFDLAALAERAVAMAKVSPEDPFAGLADEQDLARTYPDLELFDPTQVSSDALRESALAMEEAARAVDGVTNSLGAGASAGMGGLVLVTSHGFSGSYMGSRFSRSVGVIAGEGTKMERDHDFDSRLYFADLDDAEVIGRRAAERTIKRLNPRQVPTQSNLTVVFDPRVARGFVGHIAGAINGASVARKTSFLRDKMGQQVLKKGLNVTDNPLKVRGSSSRPFDGEGVSGQPLTMIEDGVLKHWFLSSGTARELGLKTNGRGVRGGTNVSPSSTNLALEPGDMTPEELIGQVGTGLYITDMIGQGVDMITGEYSRGASGFWIENGELTYPVSEVTIASNLKDMFMRVTLANDIDRKFGVAAPTLAIEGMTLAGT
- a CDS encoding 3'(2'),5'-bisphosphate nucleotidase CysQ codes for the protein MLEPESKAPDDSFNWAGDLELIRSAAREAGRIALGFFGQEPEVWWKNEGRSPVSAADYAANQVLEAHLRPARPSYGWLSEETDDDPARLSCETLFVVDPIDGTRAFIAGKQTWCISVAVVHKGAPVAGVLVAPALNEEFTAWIDGPAMRNGETITVSNPDARQHLKVASAQDMVARFSPALRPRIERVAHVPSLAYRLALVADGRLDATLVLPNSHDWDLAAADLILTRAGGRLTDLDGEALIYNRKSVTHEELCAASGAVWPELVKGLTRISRS
- a CDS encoding DUF4170 domain-containing protein yields the protein MTDSNDNKQLLHLVFGGELSNLEQVQFRDLDSLDIVGIFPDYNSALVAWKAKAQATVDNAHMRYFIVHMHRLLNPSDKGQ
- the waaA gene encoding lipid IV(A) 3-deoxy-D-manno-octulosonic acid transferase, with the translated sequence MTLSDGLAKVVLAAYGWAGLAAYPLAGSVLAYRTSKGKEDRARRDERFGHPSVPRPFGPLVWVHAASVGETVAVIPLMRELRRRDINVLLTTGTVTSAEVASKRLGDTVMHQYVPLDLRPAVRRFLDYWQPDAAIAVESEIWPTTLLELRRRQIPQILVNARMSDRSFARWQKRQAVAEALFGKLALVIAQSDVDAERFRDLGSWPVSVSGNIKVDGDAPPCDETVLERYRKQVGSRKTWAAISTFDGEEKSAVMVHRALKAHTGLLTIIVPRHPERADEIEAMMVERGVNVARRSRNDPITPETDIFLGDTIGEMGLYLRLTEIAFVGRSLSAEGGQNPLEPAMLGCAVLSGPQVSNFRESYQKLLRAGSARIVKDTEMLAKAVHFLMTNDLARIKMMDAGVESMQEMRGALMATLKGLEPYINPLTVKARLAPRAVSGT
- a CDS encoding HAD family hydrolase, with protein sequence MAAVQSIAGIVFDKDGTLLDFDASWGPVNREVALMAAAGDQDLADRLLLVCGMDPVTGDIAADSLFAAGNTVEIAEGMVAAGALLPLETLIPRIDDCFAKAAEFSVPVADLAPLFSSLHAKGLKLGIASSDNERSIRIAATRLGIIEYVDFIAGYDSGHGYKPEAGMVLGFCSATGLHPTEVAVIGDNNHDLQMGINAGAGLKIGVLSGTGSRETLSGLADCILEDVTQLEALLAAP
- the lpxK gene encoding tetraacyldisaccharide 4'-kinase; protein product: MVSEAPPFWWTEADWRAYGLAPFALVYGQVAATVMRRKNRHSVPVPVICVGNFTVGGAGKTPTAIALGRAATAKGLKPGFLSRGYGGSLDVTTIVDPRHHRASAVGDEPLLLAKEGLTVISRRRVAGAEKLIAEGADIIIMDDGFQSARLVVDYALVVIDTHRGIGNGFGVPAGPVRAPIRTQMQFLDAILKVGNGNAADMLVRQASRAGKAVMVANIRPSASEDLNGRRVLAFAGIADPGKFYRTLTQIGVEIVDRQAFPDHHHLAEDEVADLLRRAERQGLQLVTTAKDHVRLTGGHGETAELAERSRVVEVEMAFDDPAAPNLILDQAIRACRQRLLSGTSKNGSR
- a CDS encoding DUF2093 domain-containing protein, producing the protein MNRFESSGNREAKIRYLDGDFQILAPGNHVVCAITGKPILVDELKYWSVLRQEPYADASASLEAEKRAGALPNQTR
- the mutL gene encoding DNA mismatch repair endonuclease MutL; translated protein: MIIKQLSETLINQIAAGEVIERPASAAKELIENAIDAGATRIEIATAGGGKTLLRVIDNGCGMTPEDLELSIRRHCTSKISTTLFDIRSLGFRGEALPSIGSVAKLTITSRPAGATAGAEISVLGGKVMPIRPAAANPGTTVEVRDLFFATPARLKFMKSEKAEAAAITELVKRMAIAFPSIRFVLSGTDRSTLELPSTGDDHLARIAQILGADFRDNAIELDAAREDVTLTGFAGVPTFNRGNSGHQYAFVNGRPVQDKQILSAIRGAYAETIPQGRYPVAVLSLSLDPELVDVNVHPAKSDVRFRDPGLVRGLIVGSIRQALQREGDRAATTSAGGMLRAFRPGYAPPPRANWQASTSPSRPFSDEWQRDAGRRQPPSSPFSFGETPQTAFSTMVQPAARAEALEVKASETEAASESSFPLGAARAQVHENYIVAQTHDGLVIVDQHAAHERLVFEQMRKALTGRRLPSQGLLIPEIVDLPEEDCDRLMTRAVDLEQLGLSVERFGPGAIAVRETPAMLGEMDVAGLIRDLADEIAEWDTADGLSARLDHVAATMACHGSVRSGRRLRVEEMNALLRQMEQTPGSGQCNHGRPTYVELKLSDIERLFGRS